The genomic interval GGCAAGACGTAGGAACAGACGAAAGTGACCACTCGATTAGTCGTGAACGACTTCAACTGGATTGGGCAGTACAGTCGGCTGAAATCAATCGCAGCACAACGGGCAGGATTAGCAACCCGTTCTTGGACGTAGCACGATACAGTTTATCCCACAATATCCTGAGGCAATACCACTGTTCGATTACATAGGTTAGCTCACTCTTTTTTGCCCCTTCTTTCGTCTTAAGCGTTCTTTCAACACTTCTGATTAGATTGTATGAGCAAATCAGGCTGCTTTTCAGAAGCTTTCCAACCGATTAAGCTGACTTAAAATTTATCAAAAAATTTCTCAATTCCGGCAAAAAAGAATTAATCGGATTTAACGTTGTCTTAACACTTACACAACAACACTTTGGAGATTAACATTTCATCAAACACAGGAGAGAAAATTATGCATACTCATGTAATGTTACTCGCTCTGGCTTTTGGAGGGGGATTTCTCATGCTCTTGAGTACTGTGTATGCCCAGCAGCCATCGACAGGTTCTGGAGCCAACATTCCTTGTCCAGTACCGATGCAAATTAGCTTAACGGCTCCGCCTCCAGTAGCTGCGACAGTAAATTTAGCTGACTTTCCGAGCTTCCCTCCATCAGCAATTTTCGAGCCAAATTTTAATGGAGGGGCAAGAAATAGACATTTCCGGCATACTTTTAGCTGGAAACCTGAAACTGACTGTTGCCAATACATAAGGGGAAGCTTGACTTTAGCATATAAGGCACTCAGCAGTGGGCAGTCAGCTAATTCTTCGGATGCAGGTAATGATACCTGGGTCATTTTTAAGGGAAGCAATGCATTAGCGAGAGGAAAAATTTATACTAGTTTCCCGTTTGCATCAGGGGTTACTGGAACAATGACTATACCCCTAACACCTGACATGCTAGCAGGCGATCAGCTGAGCTTCTTGGTTCAAGATGATACTTCAATTACATCTGCGAAGCTCGAAGTTGTCGCCTGCTGTTTGAAAAGGTGATTCGGGAGGGCTTGGGAAGACCTAGCTTCAACAAGAAAGCGGGGCAATCAAGTTTTCTGCTTGACGGACTTTAGTATGGGTTTATTTTCCAATCAAACCTTAAGAACCTGTTTGAAAAGGTAGCTGATAGAGTAAAGGGGTCGATTGAAGACATCATAAATGACATAACTGTCTTACCGCAGTGACCTTAACTGATGCCTATGGAAACCACTCGTGTCCTATCTTCCCGCGGCCAGACCCGGTGAATGATCGCGAACTATAGAAATGCGAGAAGTCTGCAATGCCACTTTTCACCTAATCCGCAACGGCTGTCAGTGGCAAGACTTGCCGTATGACCTGCCGAAGTAGCAAAGTTTCTGCTCCTACTTTTGCGCTTGGAGTCGCGACGGCACGCAGCAGAAACTTAATGATCTGCTGTGAGTTCAACTCAGGAAGCGAGCAGGACGCAATAAGCAACCGAGTATTAGCAGTATCGATAGTCAATCGGTTAAAACAGTCGGAGCCGCTGATGAGAGAGGTAAGGACGCAAGCGCACGATTCTGTTTGATACGATGGAGCTGCTCCTATCGGTCGTTCACAGCACTGGTCGCTCTAACTACACTGGGCTGACTATGTTGGCCCTCTTGTGCGCTCTGCTCTAGTCATGCTTGCAATAGATTTGGGTTGATAGCACCTTTGGCAGCAAGAACTTTATCGCAATCGCAAAGGCGCAACCAGCGTTATGGTTGGACTTTCAAAGCGGTTAAATGTTCGGATGACCCTCAGTGCTTTGTTCTGCTTCCTAGGCGTTGGGTGGTGGAGCGCACTTTCCCCTGGTTTGGGTACTTTTGTCGCCTCAGTAAGGACTACGAATACCTGCCAATTCACAGTGAAGCTGTGTTCCACGCTGCAATGATGCATTCCATGCTCAGGCGTTTAGTGCCATCAACGGCGGCGAGCTTGACGGCGTTCGTTATCCTGCCGACGGCGATCGCGCCAGTCTGCCAAGGTCAAGTAGGCAACGCCACCCGTGACAATGACCAACAGTCCAAATGCCATCAGTACTAGGACATTTATGGTGGAGATTTCTGGCATAGGTGATGGCAGTGCTAGAAACCGTTGCGGCCCCAAACAACCAGAGCGATTGAAAAAGTGAAGACAACTAATAGACCAGCCCAGCCCATCGACAGAATATCCATAGTGTTACTAACATCGTAGGTAATAATTCCAAATCTTATGATAGAGCAAAACTGGAGCTAGACGTGATGTGGACTAAGCCCGACTGTCAATCTTGCCTGAGTTGAATCTGCTTTCAGCGGTCTTCTTTGACCAATGGGCTTGCTCAATAGTCGGGAGCATAGCTCTCGCATTTGTCAGCAATGCACTTGTCAGCGATAGTATGAGATAGGCTATTGCTAGCTAAAGTGTGTCAGTTCAGTATAGTGGAGATAATCCTGTAGCGAAGGAAAGGCAACGCTATGAAACCGAGTAAAGCGTTGGTAGCTGATAATCTGACACGGCTAAACTATTTTCTGTACTTGGTGCCCATTTTTGGTGTTTTCCCAGCGCTATGGCGACTATATCGTCAGCAGGGTAGCCGAGAAGAGCAACGTCTTGCCCGCTTGGTCATCTTCATGGCTTTTGTGTGGTTGGCGGGGACATTGTTGATGCAAACGAGTAGTCAGGCCAACGAGGGGATGCGTCTGCCGCTACTACTGATGAGCAGCGTCCTAACCTCTGGCTATTTTGTGACTAACCTTTGGCTAATGATTCGTGTTTGGCAGCGTAAATCACCAACTCTCTTCTGGGGCGATCGTAAATCCAAACGTCGGTAGCTAGCCATTACCACCTAGAAATGGACATATCGGGATTTTTACAGAGGTTAACTACAACCTACAGTTAGCCTCCAGCGGTTCTTGCCAGCGTATACCTGCCAAATCTAGGCTATGGTGTAGCCCGCACTCACGATCGCCTGTTTAATGGCATCACCAGCTTCTTGAGTTTCCACAGTCACCTGCTTAGTCACTACATCAGCGGTTACCGTTGCCTTAGGATCAATAGCATGGATTGCCTGGGTAATGGTGTTAGCACAAGCACCACAGGCCATATCCGGAACTGCAAACTTAAGAGCCATACGACTATCTTTGCATCTACAACCAACCCGATTGTAACCGCTAGTGCTCAAGACATCCTAATCTAGTAGGAACTAGGCTGGCAAAATCCCCTTTAACTATCTCTTCGAGTGCTGCACGATCACGCTTGCTTTGCAGAATATTCATCAAAGTATTCTCAACAGGCGATCGACTTCATCAAAGGTTTACGGTAAGCTACGGAAGTGAGATTTACTATGAATGTAGCAAGGTCAAGCTAGCGCATTAACCCTGATGTTGACACGGATATTATGAGTTCAACCTTGCATTGAGTTCGTTTTGGATCATTCATGCTGGATTGAAAGTGGTTGCGATGGTTACTAAC from Cyanobacteriota bacterium carries:
- a CDS encoding heavy-metal-associated domain-containing protein — its product is MALKFAVPDMACGACANTITQAIHAIDPKATVTADVVTKQVTVETQEAGDAIKQAIVSAGYTIA